A genomic region of Denticeps clupeoides chromosome 9, fDenClu1.1, whole genome shotgun sequence contains the following coding sequences:
- the dnajb2 gene encoding dnaJ homolog subfamily B member 2: MVDYYDVLGVSRGASQEDIKKAYRRQALRWHPDKNPEDKEEAERRFKEIAEAYEVLSDRSKREAYDAHGRDGDPAGSGGPADAHHFPGFTFTFRSPDEVFREFFRGQDPFASFFDDFWLDGHHGRPRMGPSRFFSFPSGGGDFTAFSMGGLDGLESMGGAAGTFKSVSTSTRMVNGKRTTTKKTRENGQERTEIEEDGVLLTVLINGVEDELALALELSRREQSGPSPQQKLPEPKSSAPASRSSTQRSFSSAPSFHCPAASDDEDDEDLQMALACSLSELEAQQRAASGDQDFISDSDFQAFTG; the protein is encoded by the exons ATGGTGGACTACTACGACGTGCTGGGGGTCTCCAGGGGCGCGTCCCAAGAAGACATCAAGAAAGC GTACCGGAGACAGGCGCTGCGGTGGCACCCGGACAAGAACCCGGAGGACAAGGAGGAGGCCGAGCGGAGGTTCAAGGAGATCGCCGAGGCCTACGAGGTCCTGTCCGACC GAAGTAAGCGAGAGGCCTACGACGCCCACGGCCGCGATGGAGATCCTGCCG GCTCCGGAGGTCCGGCCGACGCCCACCATTTCCCAGGGTTCACCTTCACATTCCGCAGCCCGGACGAGGTGTTCAGGGAGTTCTTCCGCGGCCAGGATCCCTTTGCCAGCTTCTTCG ACGACTTCTGGCTGGATGGTCACCACGGCCGTCCCAGGATGGGCCCGAGCCGGTTCTTCTCCTTCCCGTCCGGAGGCG GGGACTTCACCGCCTTCTCAATGGGAGGACTGGACGGACTGGAGAGCATGGGCGGAGCCGCGGGGACCTTCAAATCGGTGTCCACCTCCACCCGCATGGTCAACGGGAAACGCACCACCACCAAAAA GACCAGGGAGAACGGGCAGGAGAGGACGGAGATCGAGGAGGACGGAGTCCTGCTCACCGTCCTCATCAACG GAGTGGAGGATGAACTGGCTCTGGCCCTTGAGCTGAGCCGCAGGGAGCAGTCTGGCCCGTCCCCGCAGCAGAAGCTCCCGGAACCAAAGTCCAGCGCGCCGGCCTCCCGCAGCTCCACGCAGCGCTCCTttagctccgccccctccttcCACTGCCCCGCCGCCAGCGACGACGAGGACGACGAAGACCTCCAGATGGCGCTGGCCTGCAGCCTGTCCGAGCTGGAGGCCCAGCAGCGGGCCGCCTCCGGTGACCAGGACTTCATCTCAG